One genomic segment of Blastopirellula marina includes these proteins:
- a CDS encoding DUF1559 domain-containing protein, with protein sequence MFPTPRKSPRTGFTLVELLVVIAIIGVLIALLLPAVQQAREAARRMQCKNNLKQMGLALHNYVDTYRVLPMGCTVDLSVSSTGNNGSWGVHGRILNFLEQGNLYDQVDLTTAWDFQTAIDGLKIPGYSCPSDPGAGRERDPGGGKSKLWPTSYGFNYGTWFVFNPSTKQGGDGLFYPNSKLSFRDATDGSSNTMLGAEVKAWTPYRRNSGPDSTAIPNTISAAETQIASASDEKDTGHTEWPDGRVHHTGFTATMTPNTQTSCTIGGKTYPECDFNSWQEGKNGSSGSPTYAIVTSRSWHPGVVDVVMFDGSSRSISETIDLTTWRSLATRAGGEVVSEF encoded by the coding sequence ATGTTTCCAACCCCCCGGAAATCGCCACGTACGGGTTTCACACTGGTTGAGCTTTTGGTCGTCATCGCGATCATCGGAGTTCTCATCGCCCTTCTCTTGCCTGCCGTGCAGCAAGCACGCGAGGCGGCCAGGCGAATGCAGTGCAAGAATAACCTGAAGCAAATGGGCCTGGCCCTGCACAACTACGTAGACACCTACCGTGTTTTACCTATGGGCTGCACGGTCGATCTTTCGGTATCCTCAACCGGCAACAACGGTTCGTGGGGCGTGCACGGCCGCATCCTCAATTTCCTGGAACAAGGCAACCTGTACGATCAGGTCGACCTCACAACGGCCTGGGACTTTCAAACGGCCATCGATGGTTTGAAGATCCCTGGCTATAGCTGCCCCAGCGACCCTGGTGCCGGCCGCGAACGCGACCCAGGCGGCGGCAAGTCGAAGCTGTGGCCGACCTCGTACGGTTTTAACTACGGAACCTGGTTCGTGTTCAATCCAAGTACCAAGCAAGGAGGCGACGGGCTGTTCTATCCGAACTCGAAGCTTTCGTTCCGCGATGCCACCGATGGCTCGTCGAACACAATGCTGGGTGCCGAAGTGAAGGCCTGGACGCCGTACCGACGCAATAGCGGTCCCGACTCGACCGCCATTCCCAATACGATCTCGGCGGCGGAAACGCAGATTGCTTCCGCTTCCGACGAGAAAGACACCGGCCATACCGAGTGGCCCGATGGTCGCGTCCACCACACCGGCTTCACCGCTACCATGACCCCCAACACCCAAACCAGCTGCACCATCGGCGGCAAGACCTACCCCGAGTGCGACTTCAACTCGTGGCAGGAAGGAAAAAATGGCAGCAGCGGCAGTCCAACCTACGCCATCGTCACCAGCCGTAGCTGGCACCCAGGCGTCGTCGACGTGGTGATGTTCGACGGCAGCAGCCGCTCGATCAGCGAAACCATCGACCTGACCACCTGGCGTAGCCTGGCTACCCGCGCCGGAGGTGAAGTCGT
- a CDS encoding SAM-dependent methyltransferase, with product MIDLFLGLERMSPGSHETTAKAFHTAAQDHEIQTIVEFGCGSGISTLELARQSGASVVAIDNSSPFLDQLKQKIDQAGLGQQVQVREQSMDVAWPEGTQFDLIWCEGSAYAIGVENALRQWLPLLSPGGRIALSDLVWIDPNPDEEVQQYWKDQGEILRYPNDTRALFTSLGYQMIDDFVFPDRDWQNYYRPLKNYLPQWKSAYSDPENAGMVDQMFQEEMRMYDQFGTQYGYAFFIAQRAP from the coding sequence ATGATCGATTTGTTTTTGGGGCTCGAGCGGATGTCGCCAGGCAGCCATGAAACGACGGCTAAGGCGTTTCATACTGCCGCACAAGATCACGAAATTCAGACCATTGTCGAGTTCGGTTGCGGCAGCGGAATCTCGACGTTGGAACTTGCCCGGCAAAGTGGTGCTTCGGTTGTCGCGATTGATAATAGTTCCCCTTTCTTGGATCAATTGAAGCAGAAGATCGATCAGGCAGGGCTCGGCCAGCAAGTTCAAGTCCGCGAGCAAAGCATGGATGTTGCCTGGCCAGAAGGAACTCAGTTCGATTTGATCTGGTGCGAAGGATCGGCCTATGCCATCGGGGTCGAGAACGCCCTGCGGCAATGGCTTCCACTATTAAGCCCAGGCGGGCGAATTGCCCTGAGCGACCTGGTGTGGATCGACCCCAACCCGGACGAGGAGGTCCAGCAGTACTGGAAAGACCAAGGGGAAATTCTGAGGTACCCAAACGATACGCGAGCGCTTTTTACGTCGCTCGGGTACCAGATGATCGACGATTTTGTCTTTCCGGATCGCGACTGGCAGAACTACTACCGGCCGCTCAAGAATTACTTGCCGCAGTGGAAATCGGCATATTCTGACCCGGAAAATGCCGGAATGGTCGACCAGATGTTTCAAGAAGAGATGCGGATGTACGACCAGTTCGGGACGCAATATGGGTATGCATTTTTCATCGCCCAGCGTGCTCCGTGA
- a CDS encoding sulfatase-like hydrolase/transferase, producing MLRGLLSVFLLLLSCGSLLAAEKPNFVWIMSEDNSSHFLSLFDSTGAQTPNIEALAQQGLIYEHAFSNAPVCSVARTTLITSCYAPRIGTFHHRRSFMVPMPEGVKMFPAYLRETGYYTTNNSKEDYNAKKSDDVWDDSSRKASWKNRAQGQPFFHVQTFTTTHESSLHFPVQDVQNKPTKTDPETVFVPPHHPKTETFKYTYARYHDRIQDVDQQIGELVDQLKQDGLLESTFIFYFGDHGGVLPRGKGYAYETGLHVPLVIRVPEKFRDQMPEKIGSRIQSFVSFVDFGPTVLNLAGAKIPDGIDGHAFLALGNAQLMEVDESFGYADRFDEKYDVVRTLRKGKYRYVRNFQPFNFDGLMNNYRYKMAAYQEWRELYDAGKLNEVQAQFFKTRPAEMLFDVEADPYETKNLADDPAHAKTLSVMRGALSIMLKGMPDLGFYPENYLAAHAADNPVAFGQQHKDEIAKLIETANLEVLSFDEARPRLEEALASSDPWQRYWGVIACTSHGKTASPLVKQLEAIATSDPENLVRVRAAEYLALHANVNPVAVLKKAIADAETATEANLILNTVVLLQDGQPGYEFNFQKSDFKHLKGDRGELNRRLEYLTEK from the coding sequence ATGCTGCGCGGTCTGTTGAGCGTATTTCTTCTACTTTTATCGTGTGGTTCTCTGCTGGCTGCTGAGAAGCCAAACTTCGTGTGGATCATGTCCGAGGACAACTCGAGCCATTTTCTCTCGTTGTTCGATTCCACCGGTGCGCAGACACCCAACATCGAGGCCCTGGCACAGCAAGGTCTCATCTACGAGCACGCTTTCTCGAATGCTCCAGTTTGCAGCGTGGCACGCACCACGTTGATCACGTCGTGTTATGCTCCACGCATCGGGACATTTCATCACCGCCGAAGTTTCATGGTGCCGATGCCGGAAGGGGTGAAGATGTTCCCCGCTTATCTGCGCGAAACAGGGTACTACACCACCAACAACAGCAAGGAAGACTACAACGCGAAGAAGTCGGACGATGTCTGGGATGATTCGTCGCGCAAGGCGAGTTGGAAGAATCGCGCGCAAGGCCAGCCGTTCTTCCATGTGCAAACCTTCACTACCACGCACGAAAGTTCGCTTCACTTTCCGGTCCAGGATGTACAAAACAAACCGACCAAGACCGATCCGGAAACCGTGTTTGTCCCACCGCATCATCCTAAGACCGAGACTTTCAAGTACACCTATGCTCGATACCACGATCGCATTCAGGATGTCGATCAGCAGATCGGAGAGTTGGTCGATCAGTTGAAGCAGGATGGTCTGCTCGAAAGTACCTTCATCTTCTACTTCGGCGACCACGGCGGCGTGCTGCCTCGCGGCAAGGGTTATGCCTACGAGACCGGCCTGCACGTTCCGCTGGTCATCCGTGTGCCGGAGAAGTTTCGCGATCAAATGCCGGAGAAGATTGGCAGCCGAATTCAATCGTTTGTCAGCTTTGTCGACTTCGGACCCACGGTCCTGAATCTGGCTGGGGCGAAGATTCCCGACGGGATCGACGGGCATGCCTTCCTGGCACTGGGGAACGCTCAGTTGATGGAAGTGGACGAGTCGTTCGGGTACGCCGATCGCTTTGACGAGAAGTACGATGTCGTGCGAACGCTTCGTAAGGGGAAGTACCGCTATGTTCGCAACTTTCAGCCGTTCAACTTTGACGGTCTGATGAATAACTATCGCTACAAGATGGCAGCCTACCAAGAGTGGCGCGAACTTTACGATGCCGGTAAGCTGAACGAAGTTCAAGCTCAGTTTTTCAAGACACGGCCAGCCGAGATGCTTTTCGACGTCGAGGCCGATCCGTACGAGACGAAGAACCTGGCGGACGATCCTGCCCATGCCAAAACATTGTCCGTTATGCGAGGGGCACTGAGTATCATGCTGAAGGGCATGCCAGATCTTGGTTTCTATCCGGAAAACTACCTGGCTGCCCATGCGGCGGACAACCCGGTAGCATTCGGCCAGCAGCATAAAGACGAGATCGCCAAGTTGATCGAGACGGCGAATCTAGAGGTGCTCTCGTTCGATGAAGCTCGTCCGCGGTTGGAAGAAGCCCTGGCTTCATCCGATCCGTGGCAGCGCTACTGGGGTGTGATCGCTTGCACCTCGCACGGCAAGACAGCATCGCCACTGGTGAAGCAATTGGAAGCGATCGCTACTTCCGACCCCGAGAACCTGGTACGCGTCCGTGCGGCGGAGTATCTGGCTTTGCATGCAAATGTGAACCCGGTGGCCGTTCTCAAGAAGGCGATTGCCGATGCAGAGACCGCGACCGAAGCGAACTTGATTCTTAACACGGTCGTTCTTTTGCAGGATGGCCAGCCTGGCTACGAATTCAACTTCCAGAAATCGGACTTCAAGCATTTGAAGGGAGATCGGGGAGAGTTGAATCGACGGTTGGAGTATCTCACCGAAAAGTAA
- a CDS encoding TolC family protein: MTTGLSGCLHPCWNNYDCPDPPAYDECLISEYADRGLKIEDPVPSVCEDEDWLEIPDSPDAINPDNIDLESGYWDLSLEEAVRLALQNSQVMKDLGGVLRSPEALVSMYDPAIVYTDGRFGEEAALSAFDATFGASAYFESNDRRVNNFTVGDNGFFQQDLHNYEVNLSKRNATGGLVSLRGITQYDYNNNPQKIFSAGWDTYIDAEMRQPLLQGAGVMFNRIAGPNGEPGFANGVLIARTRTDISLADFEIAVRNLVSDVENAYWDLFFAYRDLDVKINARNNVLEVWKKAYANVEADKKSADTEAQAREQYFRFEVEVVNALNGRLVERTRDNNGSLGGTFNNPGGVRVCERRLRFMMGLTQTNGRLIRPVTEAPVAKVNFDWNAVATEALARRSELRRQKWVIKQRELELLANRNFLMPNLDLIARYRQRGFGPTLSDQSSIPGEAGALQSLTDGDFAEYQLGVEFEMPIGFRRAHSAVRSSELALARARAIKEEQEKQIMYGLSNTYAEIQRAYEIMELLFNRREAANAQEATVRASYEAGKAPIDLLLEAQRRVIDSSALFNQARIDYALAIKNMHFEKGSLLEFYQISLAEGPWPQKAYNDALMRDLNKRAAHHNYVINEAVIGQPKQAGNTLVAKPADGEVAPSVEKIEVPTPAEVDTTPTARTTSLPVMNNPLRSASTNTGGLIKPAGHAAAPVERATLAPIIRAEEVKSSENFSFGGETPREAIWLH, from the coding sequence ATGACCACTGGTCTGAGCGGCTGTTTACATCCGTGCTGGAACAACTACGACTGCCCGGATCCGCCTGCTTACGATGAGTGTCTGATTTCTGAGTACGCAGATCGCGGCCTCAAGATCGAAGACCCTGTCCCCAGCGTTTGCGAGGACGAAGACTGGCTTGAAATTCCAGATTCGCCCGATGCGATCAATCCGGACAACATCGACCTGGAATCTGGTTACTGGGACCTCTCTTTGGAAGAAGCCGTTCGCCTGGCTCTGCAGAATTCGCAGGTCATGAAAGACCTCGGCGGTGTTCTACGTAGCCCTGAAGCACTTGTCTCGATGTACGATCCCGCGATCGTTTACACCGATGGACGCTTCGGTGAAGAAGCTGCATTGAGTGCGTTCGACGCCACCTTCGGTGCCAGCGCCTACTTTGAATCCAACGATCGCCGCGTGAACAACTTCACCGTCGGCGACAACGGTTTCTTCCAACAAGACCTTCACAACTACGAAGTCAACCTGAGCAAGCGTAACGCGACCGGTGGTTTGGTGTCGTTGCGTGGGATTACTCAGTACGACTACAACAACAATCCACAAAAGATCTTCAGTGCCGGGTGGGATACTTACATCGACGCCGAAATGCGCCAGCCATTGTTGCAAGGTGCCGGTGTCATGTTCAACCGTATCGCGGGTCCCAATGGCGAACCTGGGTTTGCCAACGGTGTTCTGATCGCTCGCACACGTACCGACATCAGCCTGGCTGATTTCGAGATCGCCGTCCGCAACCTGGTGAGCGACGTCGAAAACGCCTACTGGGACTTGTTCTTCGCCTACCGCGACCTGGACGTCAAAATCAACGCACGCAACAACGTGCTGGAAGTCTGGAAGAAAGCCTACGCCAACGTCGAAGCAGACAAGAAGTCGGCGGATACCGAAGCTCAAGCTCGCGAACAGTACTTCCGCTTTGAAGTCGAAGTGGTCAACGCTTTGAATGGCCGTCTGGTCGAACGTACTCGCGACAACAACGGTTCGCTCGGCGGTACCTTCAACAACCCAGGTGGTGTCCGTGTCTGTGAACGTCGCCTGCGATTTATGATGGGCCTGACCCAGACCAACGGCCGCCTGATTCGTCCGGTTACCGAAGCACCGGTTGCCAAGGTTAACTTCGACTGGAATGCCGTTGCCACCGAAGCCCTCGCTCGACGCTCCGAACTTCGCCGTCAGAAGTGGGTTATCAAGCAGCGTGAACTGGAACTGCTGGCCAACCGCAACTTCCTGATGCCGAACCTGGACTTGATCGCTCGCTACCGTCAGCGTGGCTTTGGCCCGACCCTTTCGGATCAAAGCAGCATTCCTGGCGAAGCTGGTGCCCTGCAGAGCCTGACCGATGGGGACTTTGCTGAATACCAACTCGGCGTCGAATTCGAGATGCCAATCGGCTTCCGCCGTGCTCACTCGGCTGTCCGCAGCAGCGAACTGGCCTTGGCACGAGCCCGAGCAATCAAAGAAGAACAAGAAAAGCAGATCATGTATGGTCTCTCCAACACGTACGCCGAAATTCAGCGTGCCTACGAGATCATGGAACTGCTGTTCAATCGCCGCGAAGCTGCCAACGCTCAAGAGGCAACCGTCCGAGCAAGCTACGAAGCCGGCAAGGCTCCGATCGACCTGCTCTTGGAAGCCCAGCGTCGTGTGATCGACTCGAGTGCCTTGTTCAACCAGGCCCGTATCGACTACGCCCTGGCCATCAAGAACATGCACTTCGAGAAGGGCTCGTTGCTAGAGTTCTACCAGATCTCGTTGGCTGAAGGCCCATGGCCGCAAAAGGCTTACAACGACGCCCTGATGCGTGACTTGAACAAGCGTGCCGCTCATCACAACTACGTGATCAACGAAGCAGTGATTGGTCAGCCCAAGCAAGCCGGCAACACCCTGGTTGCCAAGCCTGCCGACGGCGAAGTGGCTCCCTCGGTCGAGAAGATCGAAGTGCCAACGCCTGCCGAAGTGGACACTACTCCAACAGCACGAACCACTTCGTTGCCGGTCATGAACAACCCGCTGCGTTCGGCCTCGACCAACACCGGCGGCTTGATTAAACCAGCCGGTCACGCAGCTGCTCCGGTTGAACGGGCCACCTTGGCACCAATCATCCGAGCCGAAGAAGTCAAGTCCAGCGAGAACTTCTCCTTCGGGGGTGAAACCCCGCGAGAAGCGATCTGGCTGCACTAA
- a CDS encoding sigma-70 family RNA polymerase sigma factor codes for MTTEATQLEQRIQENQGLVISLAKSIHRKLPPQIGMDDLIAYGQLGLAEAAQSFEDDKGASFSTFAYYRIRGAIYDGISKMSWNSHAARMQNKYQQMAADTLQADASEGSASSATAQENAKWLCNLTEKLAVVYLASHGEETQHAFQAVADARTQQPAEQLENEEIQGLLQKLLQTLAPHEQELIRMTYYEGYSLKEAADHLGKSKSWASRLHQAILERLARALRQTT; via the coding sequence ATGACCACTGAAGCGACCCAACTCGAGCAACGCATTCAAGAAAACCAGGGTCTGGTGATTTCGCTGGCGAAATCAATCCACCGCAAGTTGCCCCCGCAGATCGGTATGGACGATCTAATTGCCTACGGACAGCTTGGTTTGGCCGAGGCGGCCCAGTCGTTCGAGGACGACAAAGGGGCAAGTTTCTCGACGTTTGCGTACTATCGTATCCGGGGTGCCATTTACGACGGCATCTCGAAGATGAGCTGGAATTCCCACGCCGCTAGAATGCAGAATAAGTATCAGCAAATGGCTGCCGATACGCTGCAAGCCGATGCCTCAGAGGGAAGTGCGTCGTCGGCTACCGCTCAGGAAAATGCCAAATGGCTGTGCAACCTGACGGAAAAGCTGGCTGTCGTCTATTTGGCCAGCCATGGAGAGGAAACGCAGCACGCATTCCAGGCCGTCGCAGATGCTCGGACACAGCAACCGGCCGAACAGCTTGAGAATGAAGAGATTCAAGGTCTGCTCCAGAAACTGCTACAGACGTTGGCACCCCACGAGCAGGAATTGATTCGGATGACCTATTACGAAGGTTATAGCCTGAAAGAGGCCGCCGACCATCTAGGTAAAAGCAAGTCGTGGGCTAGTCGATTGCACCAAGCCATCTTGGAGCGACTTGCCAGGGCTTTGCGTCAGACGACCTAG
- the tssA gene encoding type VI secretion system protein TssA: MAFPQVLDIESLTNPISEESPSGVELRSSEHANEFFDLREIFNQSNKAERDIQTAMAFPDEEFPDLKDPEWEDVRDRSIHILSSYSKDVSVASWLIEAVMRMDGIPGLRDGFKLMLELVRRYWDNIHPEPDEDEGYAETVSQLTGLTSDRSYGVLDNLPLTNGGGGRYSLFDFNEANRIDGMDSDDKQRRIAEGAIERHTFDESFRATSRDHWNNVIEDLDTLISTIRELETYLDERCLRNSYGEETAPSMTSFRQRLESIRSTVQQLMAELLLDEVGDTPDAATDDADEGGTVVQQKGPAGPIQSRADAIKMIRKAAEYFRKTEPQSFISFKLEQAARWAEMPFPELLKELLRDDSAMGELHRRTGIPIPEDESGY; the protein is encoded by the coding sequence ATGGCATTTCCGCAAGTACTCGATATAGAATCGCTGACCAATCCGATCTCAGAGGAAAGCCCTAGCGGCGTCGAGCTTCGCAGCTCGGAGCATGCCAACGAGTTTTTCGATCTTCGCGAGATCTTCAATCAGTCGAACAAGGCCGAACGTGATATCCAGACGGCCATGGCTTTTCCGGACGAGGAATTCCCAGACCTGAAAGATCCGGAATGGGAGGACGTTCGGGATCGCTCGATCCATATTCTGAGCAGTTACTCGAAGGACGTCTCGGTCGCTTCCTGGCTGATCGAAGCCGTCATGCGAATGGACGGTATTCCCGGACTGCGGGATGGCTTCAAGTTGATGCTGGAGTTGGTTCGTCGCTACTGGGACAACATTCACCCCGAGCCAGACGAAGACGAAGGGTATGCCGAGACCGTCTCGCAGTTAACCGGTTTGACGAGTGATCGCTCGTACGGCGTACTCGATAATCTTCCGCTTACCAACGGCGGAGGGGGGAGGTACTCCCTCTTTGATTTCAACGAAGCAAACCGTATCGATGGAATGGATTCCGACGACAAGCAGCGTCGAATTGCGGAAGGAGCTATCGAACGTCACACCTTCGACGAATCATTTCGCGCGACATCTCGGGATCACTGGAACAATGTGATCGAAGATCTCGATACGCTGATCTCCACGATTCGGGAACTGGAAACGTACCTGGACGAGCGATGCTTGCGAAATTCGTACGGGGAAGAGACCGCTCCGTCGATGACATCGTTTCGTCAGCGACTCGAATCGATTCGCTCGACGGTCCAGCAATTGATGGCCGAACTGCTGCTGGACGAAGTGGGCGATACGCCTGATGCAGCGACCGACGATGCGGACGAAGGGGGCACGGTCGTGCAGCAAAAAGGGCCAGCCGGTCCGATTCAAAGCCGAGCCGATGCGATCAAGATGATCCGCAAGGCGGCTGAGTATTTCCGCAAGACCGAACCGCAATCGTTCATTTCCTTTAAATTGGAACAAGCAGCCCGCTGGGCCGAAATGCCCTTTCCTGAACTGCTCAAAGAGTTACTTCGAGACGACAGCGCCATGGGCGAATTGCATCGTCGAACGGGGATACCGATACCCGAGGACGAAAGTGGATATTAA
- the tssB gene encoding type VI secretion system contractile sheath small subunit has product MAESYQKRLNRVRKPRVHITYDVETGDAMEKKELPFVVGVMGDFSGNPSEKLEPLKERKFVQIDRDNIDDVMKRFRPELNMRVDNTLADDGSQMAVNLKFESMDDFSPANVAKQVEPLKKLLATRDNLRDLLTKIDRSDDLETLLEQVMNDADQLKKLAGELGVNESGEAGKGDS; this is encoded by the coding sequence ATGGCTGAAAGTTATCAAAAGAGGCTCAACCGCGTCCGCAAGCCCCGCGTCCACATCACCTACGACGTGGAAACGGGCGACGCGATGGAAAAGAAAGAGCTTCCGTTCGTCGTGGGTGTCATGGGGGACTTCTCCGGCAACCCGTCTGAAAAACTGGAACCGCTTAAAGAACGCAAGTTCGTCCAGATCGATCGCGATAACATCGATGACGTAATGAAGCGTTTTCGTCCCGAACTGAACATGCGGGTGGACAACACACTGGCAGATGACGGCTCGCAAATGGCCGTGAATTTGAAGTTCGAGTCGATGGACGACTTCAGTCCAGCCAATGTCGCCAAGCAAGTCGAACCACTTAAGAAACTGCTCGCCACGCGCGATAATCTTCGCGACTTGTTGACCAAGATCGATCGTAGCGACGATCTGGAAACGCTCTTGGAGCAGGTAATGAACGACGCAGATCAACTGAAGAAGTTGGCCGGCGAACTGGGCGTTAACGAATCGGGTGAAGCCGGTAAGGGGGATAGTTAA